A portion of the Juglans microcarpa x Juglans regia isolate MS1-56 chromosome 1D, Jm3101_v1.0, whole genome shotgun sequence genome contains these proteins:
- the LOC121237774 gene encoding cysteine proteinase inhibitor B-like: MALIRSPAAKFVAFTIFFSVLFVSTYGSRGRLVGGRMKIRDVKTNEEVQDLGKFSVEEYNRSLRQGGYGGELTFVEVVEAQRQVVSGIKYYLVISATQKGGETNTFESAVVVKPWVNSKKLLNFGRPKSSTSE; the protein is encoded by the coding sequence ATGGCGTTGATAAGATCACCGGCGGCTAAGTTTGTAGCGTTCACCATCTTCTTCTCCGTGCTCTTTGTATCGACGTACGGTTCCCGAGGAAGATTAGTGGGAGGGAGGATGAAGATAAGGGACGTGAAGACGAACGAGGAGGTGCAGGATCTGGGGAAGTTCTCGGTGGAGGAATATAACCGGAGCTTGAGGCAAGGTGGCTACGGAGGCGAGCTGACGTTTGTGGAGGTAGTGGAGGCGCAGAGGCAGGTAGTATCAGGAATCAAGTACTACCTGGTGATCTCGGCCACCCAGAAAGGTGGTGAGACGAATACTTTCGAGTCTGCAGTGGTGGTCAAGCCTTGGGTTAACTCCAAGAAGCTGCTCAACTTTGGGCGCCCCAAGTCCAGTACTAGTGAATGA